The proteins below come from a single Cololabis saira isolate AMF1-May2022 chromosome 2, fColSai1.1, whole genome shotgun sequence genomic window:
- the fadd gene encoding protein FADD has translation MSGQRFNAVLLEISSDMKTDHLEKIKFLVRDHIGKRELEKITKGHELFQSLTEKGFLGPENTDYLSDLLKQINRSDLSDKLHGGFGQTETIPDERERAKLEIATEVISQNLGKNWRKLGRRLRVSDVKLESVSRRHPEDLEETAVELLKEWRKLRGAEARAEDLVAALRECQFNMTADKLETRLEEQR, from the exons ATGAGCGGGCAGCGCTTTAACGCCGTGTTACTGGAGATCTCCAGCGACATGAAGACAGACCACCTGGAAAAGATTAAGTTCCTGGTCCGGGACCACATCGGGAAGAGGGAGCTGGAGAAAATCACCAAGGGACACGAACTGTTCCAGTCTCTGACGGAGAAAGGCTTCCTGGGACCCGAGAACACCGACTACCTGTCCGACCTGCTCAAACAGATCAACCGCTCAGACCTCTCGGACAAGTTACACGGAGGATTTGGACAAACAGAAACTATTCCTgacgagagggagagag CCAAGCTGGAGATTGCCACGGAGGTGATATCGCAGAATCTGGGGAAAAACTGGCGCAAGCTGGGCCGGCGGCTCCGCGTCAGCGACGTGAAGCTGGAGTCGGTCTCCAGACGACACccggaggacctggaggagacGGCCGTGGAGCTGCTGAAGGAGTGGAGGAAGCTGCGCGGGGCCGAGGCCCGAGCTGAGGACCTGGTAGCTGCGCTGAGGGAGTGTCAGTTCAACATGACCGCAGACAAACTGGAGACCAGACTGGAGGAACAACGATGA